A part of Rhizobium etli CFN 42 genomic DNA contains:
- a CDS encoding DUF736 domain-containing protein, which translates to MATTIATLTQKTDGILEGVFATIRVNAPIAIVPNASKASEEAPDYRVIHRKTGFEIGAAWNRIARQTGEEYLSVKLEAPEIGVIFGNLAPAPGGDPSKKVILWNSPN; encoded by the coding sequence ATGGCCACCACGATCGCAACGCTCACGCAGAAGACCGACGGCATCCTCGAAGGCGTCTTCGCCACGATCCGGGTCAACGCCCCGATCGCCATCGTCCCAAATGCCAGCAAGGCAAGCGAAGAAGCGCCCGACTACCGCGTCATTCACCGCAAGACGGGCTTCGAGATCGGCGCCGCCTGGAACCGCATCGCGCGGCAGACCGGCGAGGAATACCTCTCAGTGAAGCTTGAGGCTCCCGAGATCGGTGTGATCTTCGGCAATCTCGCACCGGCACCCGGCGGCGATCCTAGCAAGAAGGTGATCCTCTGGAACAGCCCGAACTGA
- a CDS encoding type II toxin-antitoxin system Phd/YefM family antitoxin — protein MTQSRQQIPSPRRVGVREFRGNLTSFLKQVEDGQRFVLTSHHKVVAEIGPPSAGVVMRKPGALRGKIKVADDFDGLPADVLKSMEDGT, from the coding sequence ATGACCCAATCTCGGCAGCAGATACCATCTCCCCGCCGTGTCGGCGTGCGGGAATTTCGCGGCAACCTGACGTCTTTCCTCAAGCAGGTCGAAGACGGCCAGCGGTTCGTCCTGACGTCGCATCACAAGGTTGTCGCCGAAATCGGCCCGCCGTCAGCCGGCGTCGTCATGCGGAAACCAGGCGCGTTGCGCGGAAAGATCAAAGTTGCCGATGACTTCGATGGTCTGCCGGCGGATGTTCTGAAGTCCATGGAAGACGGGACGTGA
- a CDS encoding WGR domain-containing protein, with amino-acid sequence MLTQPYQLYIERRDATKNMARFYALAIEPTLFGTPCLTRRWGRIGTIGQAMVHHFDREEDAVRMFLELLRSKRARGYRPNTNVGREPMVRAVRGSLPGPCR; translated from the coding sequence ATGCTCACTCAACCCTATCAGCTCTACATCGAACGCAGGGACGCGACGAAAAACATGGCGCGCTTCTACGCGCTCGCAATCGAACCGACGTTGTTCGGCACACCATGCCTGACGCGGCGATGGGGACGCATCGGAACGATCGGACAAGCCATGGTGCATCACTTCGACAGAGAGGAGGATGCAGTCCGTATGTTCCTCGAACTTCTCCGATCAAAACGGGCGCGCGGCTATAGGCCGAACACAAATGTCGGACGGGAACCCATGGTCCGGGCTGTCCGCGGAAGTCTTCCTGGTCCTTGCCGGTAA
- the rctB gene encoding SMa0974 family conjugal transfer regulator has translation MKKSIGEVRHFVELSPPCNAHLVLPRAPSFAGEEDVPKCVHVAEACVAITRTQHVADKICTQIEDFYQSLVSVGPDRFLAFEGGGAIIRPTSESLFFTVSARDLVTFCGIRALLEAGLFLATSVSEGAIEWLHADGTRSGETCNRLYNDRCGTDEQ, from the coding sequence ATGAAGAAATCGATTGGCGAAGTCCGTCACTTCGTTGAGCTGAGCCCGCCGTGCAACGCGCATCTGGTCCTGCCACGAGCGCCATCATTCGCGGGTGAGGAAGATGTTCCAAAGTGCGTGCACGTCGCCGAAGCGTGTGTCGCAATCACGCGCACGCAGCACGTTGCCGACAAGATCTGCACGCAAATCGAGGACTTCTACCAATCCCTCGTCTCCGTGGGACCTGACAGGTTTCTAGCTTTCGAAGGTGGAGGCGCGATCATAAGGCCGACCAGTGAAAGCCTGTTCTTCACGGTCTCAGCGCGAGACCTCGTCACTTTCTGTGGCATCCGCGCGCTGCTGGAAGCAGGCTTGTTTCTGGCCACGTCCGTGTCCGAGGGGGCTATAGAGTGGCTTCACGCAGACGGCACCCGATCTGGTGAAACCTGCAATCGCCTCTACAACGACCGCTGCGGAACGGACGAACAGTAG
- the traG gene encoding Ti-type conjugative transfer system protein TraG: MGLRGKPHPSLLLVLAPIAVTTITIYIVGWRWPGLAVGMSGRMEYWFLRAAPVLPLMFGPLAGLLTVWALPLHRRRPVAMASLLCFLGIAAYYALREFGRLAPTVQARVVPWDRALSYLDMVAVIAAVAGFMSVAVSARISVVVPDEIKRARRGIFGDADWLPMAAAGKLFPPDGEIVVGERYRVDKEIIHALPFDVNDRSTWGQGGKAPLLTYRQDFDSTHMLFFAGSGGYKTTSNVVPTALIYTGPMICLDPSTEVAPMVVEHRTNALGREVMVLDPTNPIMGFNVLDGIEASKQKEEDIVGIAHMLLSESLRFESSTGSYFQNQAHNLLTGLLAHVMLSPEYEGRRSLRSLRQIVSEPEPSVLAMLRDIQEHSGSAFIRETLGVFTNMTEQTFSGVYSTASKDTQWLSLDSYAALVCGNAFKSSDIVSGKKDVFLNISASILRSYPGIARVIIGSLINAMVQADGAFQRRALFMLDEVDLLGYMRVLEEARDRGRKYGISMMLMYQSVGQLERHFGKDGATSWIDGCAFASYAAIKALDTARNLSAQCGEMTVEVKGSSRNIGWDTKNNASRRSENVNFQRRPLIMPHEITQSMRKDEQIIIVQGHSPIRCGRAIYFRRKEMDQAAKVNRFVKPVL; this comes from the coding sequence ATGGGCCTAAGAGGGAAACCGCATCCGAGCCTGCTGCTCGTTTTGGCGCCGATCGCCGTCACCACGATCACAATCTACATTGTTGGCTGGCGGTGGCCAGGGCTCGCCGTCGGCATGTCGGGAAGGATGGAATATTGGTTCCTGCGGGCAGCACCTGTACTGCCTCTAATGTTCGGACCTCTTGCCGGACTTCTGACAGTTTGGGCCCTGCCGCTGCATCGGCGAAGGCCGGTCGCCATGGCAAGTCTTTTGTGTTTTCTCGGCATTGCCGCCTACTATGCGCTACGCGAATTCGGCCGGCTTGCACCGACTGTGCAGGCCCGGGTCGTTCCGTGGGATCGAGCGCTGTCCTATCTTGATATGGTCGCAGTCATTGCTGCCGTCGCCGGCTTCATGTCAGTGGCGGTGTCAGCCCGCATCTCCGTCGTCGTGCCAGATGAAATCAAGCGTGCCCGGCGTGGAATATTTGGAGATGCCGATTGGCTGCCGATGGCGGCAGCAGGAAAGCTGTTCCCGCCGGATGGGGAAATCGTGGTCGGCGAGCGTTATCGGGTCGACAAGGAAATCATCCATGCGCTTCCCTTCGATGTAAACGATCGCAGCACATGGGGACAGGGCGGGAAGGCGCCATTGCTCACCTACAGACAGGACTTCGATTCCACCCATATGCTGTTTTTCGCGGGATCGGGCGGATACAAAACGACCAGCAACGTCGTGCCGACGGCGCTCATATATACCGGACCCATGATCTGCCTCGATCCTTCCACTGAGGTCGCGCCCATGGTCGTCGAGCACCGCACCAATGCGCTCGGGCGCGAGGTCATGGTGCTCGATCCGACGAACCCGATCATGGGCTTCAACGTGCTCGACGGGATCGAAGCATCCAAGCAAAAGGAAGAGGACATCGTCGGCATTGCCCATATGCTGCTGTCGGAAAGCCTTCGCTTCGAAAGCTCGACGGGATCCTACTTCCAGAACCAGGCGCACAACCTCCTGACCGGTCTGCTCGCCCATGTGATGCTCTCGCCCGAATATGAGGGCCGGCGAAGCTTGCGCAGTCTCCGCCAGATCGTTTCCGAACCGGAGCCCTCGGTGCTCGCTATGCTGCGCGACATTCAGGAGCATTCCGGTTCGGCCTTCATCCGCGAAACGCTCGGCGTCTTCACCAACATGACCGAGCAGACGTTTTCGGGCGTCTATTCCACAGCATCGAAGGATACCCAGTGGCTGTCGCTCGACAGCTATGCCGCGCTCGTCTGCGGCAATGCCTTCAAATCGAGTGATATCGTTTCGGGCAAGAAGGACGTCTTCCTCAACATCTCCGCATCGATCTTGCGCTCCTATCCGGGCATCGCTCGTGTGATCATCGGCTCGCTCATCAACGCCATGGTGCAGGCCGACGGCGCCTTCCAGCGCCGGGCGCTGTTCATGCTCGATGAGGTCGATCTGCTCGGCTACATGAGGGTGCTCGAGGAGGCGCGCGACCGCGGCCGCAAGTACGGCATCTCGATGATGTTGATGTACCAGTCGGTCGGGCAGTTGGAGCGGCATTTCGGGAAGGATGGCGCGACGTCATGGATCGATGGCTGCGCTTTCGCCTCTTACGCAGCGATCAAGGCGCTCGACACGGCGCGCAACCTCTCTGCGCAATGTGGCGAGATGACGGTGGAGGTGAAGGGCAGTTCCCGCAACATCGGCTGGGACACGAAGAACAATGCATCCAGGAGATCCGAGAACGTCAACTTCCAGCGCCGGCCGCTGATCATGCCGCACGAGATCACCCAGTCGATGAGGAAGGACGAGCAGATCATCATCGTCCAGGGGCATAGTCCGATCCGCTGCGGCCGGGCGATCTACTTCCGGCGAAAGGAGATGGATCAGGCAGCGAAGGTCAATCGTTTCGTCAAACCGGTGCTATGA
- a CDS encoding conjugal transfer protein TraD, whose amino-acid sequence MTAERKRDAREKFLLGGIVVRAGLSKADRAFLLGGLIELAKLAPGSIEHRRLRDIGEEAFKAPSLADVSSHLKETAEWA is encoded by the coding sequence ATGACGGCTGAGCGGAAGCGCGACGCGCGCGAGAAGTTCCTGCTCGGCGGAATCGTCGTCAGAGCCGGGCTGTCGAAAGCCGATCGGGCATTCCTGCTCGGCGGCCTCATAGAACTGGCAAAGCTCGCCCCAGGCTCCATTGAGCATCGGCGGCTGCGCGATATCGGCGAAGAGGCTTTCAAGGCTCCGTCGCTGGCCGACGTTTCATCGCATCTCAAGGAGACGGCGGAATGGGCCTAA
- a CDS encoding TraC family protein, with the protein MAAKSSISDLDAQIEKLRERKRLLIVKSAERFARAATRTGLAEMEIADEEVDRIIEEIAARFRKGERKGAAGPTPQTRRSGDSGAGAQGQAPNDG; encoded by the coding sequence ATGGCTGCAAAATCATCGATTTCCGATCTCGACGCCCAGATCGAAAAGCTGCGCGAACGCAAACGATTGTTGATAGTTAAATCGGCCGAGCGGTTTGCCCGCGCCGCGACCAGAACCGGGCTGGCGGAGATGGAGATCGCCGACGAGGAGGTCGATCGGATCATCGAGGAAATCGCCGCGCGATTTCGGAAGGGGGAAAGGAAAGGCGCCGCTGGCCCCACTCCTCAAACGCGTCGATCAGGAGATAGCGGCGCTGGAGCGCAGGGGCAGGCTCCAAATGACGGCTGA
- the traA gene encoding Ti-type conjugative transfer relaxase TraA translates to MAIMFVRAQVISRGSGRSIVSAAAYRHRARMMDEQAGTSFSYRGGAGELMYEELALPDEIPDWLRSAISGQSVSKASEVFWNAVDAFETRADAQLARELIIALPEELTRAENITLVREFVRDNLTSKGMIADWVYHDKDGNPHIHLMTTLRPLTEEGFGAKKVPVLGEGGKPLRVVTPDRPNGKIVYKVWAGDKETMKAWKIAWAETANRHLALAGHDIRLDGRSYAEQGLDGIAQKHLGPEKAALARKGRELHFAPADLARRQEMADRLLSEPELLLKQLGNERSTFDERDIARALHRYVDDPTDFANIRARLMASDQLVILKPQEIEAETGKVSEPAVFTTREMLRIEYDMAQSARVLSERRGFGVSERNVTVAIERVESIESGDPKTPFRLDAEQVDAVRHVTGDGGIAAIVGLAGAGKSTLLAAARLAWESEGHRVIGAALAGKAAEGLQDSSGIKSRTLASWELAWANGRDTLHRGDVLVIDEAGMVASQQMARVLKIAEEAEVKVVLVGDAMQLQPIQAGAAFRAITERIGFAELAGVRRQREAWARNASRLFARGEVEKGLDAYARHGHLVEAGTREETIDRIVSDWAAARREAIERSTSEGRDGRLRGDELLVLAHTNDDVRKLNEALREVMAGDNALGESRSFRTERGARKFAAGDRIIFLENARFLEPRAKHSGPQYVKNGMLGTVTATGDKRGDPLLSVLLDNGNKVVFGEDSYDNVDHGYAATIHKSQGSTVDRTFVLATGMMDRHLTYVSMTRHRDRVDLYAAKEDFEPRPEWGRKPRVDHAAGVTGELVETGEAKFRPEDEDADDSPYADVRTDDGTAHRLWGVSLPKALDDAGISDGDTITLRKDGVERVKVQIAIVDEETGQKRYEEREVDRNVWTARQIETAEARQERIERESHRPDVFSRLVERLSRSGAKTTTLDFESEAGYRAQAQDFARRRGLDHLSLAAAEMEESLSRRWTWITAKREQVEKLWERASVALGFAIERERRFAYNEARTESHTIASASAGEPQYLIPPSTSFVRSVEADARLAQRSSPAWTERETMLRPLLTKIYRDPDAALVALNALASDTGTEPRRLTADLAAAPDRLGRLRGSELIVDGGAALSERKVAKAALEELLPLARAHATGFRRNAERFEMREQTRRSYMSLSIPALSERAMPRLMEIEAVRNRDGDDAYKSAFALAAEDRSVVQEIKAVSEALTARFGWSAFTAKADAVAERNMTERLPEDLTAGRREELARLFEAVKRFAEAQHLAERQDRSKIVMAASVVRGQETENGPGKENVAVPPMLAAVIAFKTSVDDEARLRALSNPFYRQQRGALANAATMIWRDPSGAVGKIEELLRKGFAADRIAAAVTNDPAAYGALRGSNRLLDRMLASGRERKEAMRAVPETAARLRALGAAHLNALDAERQAITDERRRMAVAIPALSKAAEEALAHLTVEVRKDSRKLSVSAASLEQGIAREFAAVSRALDERFGRNALVRGDKDLVNRVPPAQRRAFEAMQERLKVLQQTVRLQSSEQIIAERRQRAASRARGINL, encoded by the coding sequence GTGGCGATCATGTTCGTCAGAGCGCAGGTGATCAGCAGGGGATCGGGACGCAGCATCGTCTCGGCTGCCGCCTATCGCCACCGCGCCCGGATGATGGACGAGCAGGCGGGAACGTCGTTCAGCTATCGCGGTGGGGCGGGCGAACTGATGTATGAGGAACTGGCGCTGCCGGATGAGATCCCGGATTGGCTGCGGTCGGCGATATCAGGTCAGTCCGTCAGCAAGGCCAGCGAAGTGTTTTGGAATGCCGTTGACGCCTTCGAGACGCGGGCAGATGCGCAGCTCGCCCGCGAACTGATCATCGCGCTGCCGGAGGAGCTGACGCGGGCCGAGAATATCACGCTGGTGCGCGAATTCGTCCGCGACAATCTCACCTCGAAAGGAATGATCGCCGACTGGGTCTATCACGACAAGGACGGCAACCCGCACATCCACCTGATGACGACGCTCCGGCCGCTGACGGAGGAGGGGTTCGGGGCAAAGAAGGTTCCAGTGCTTGGTGAGGGTGGCAAGCCGCTGCGTGTCGTCACGCCGGACCGCCCGAACGGCAAGATCGTCTACAAAGTCTGGGCGGGCGACAAGGAAACGATGAAGGCGTGGAAGATCGCCTGGGCGGAAACGGCCAACCGGCATCTGGCGCTGGCCGGACATGACATCCGCCTCGACGGTCGCTCCTATGCCGAACAGGGCCTCGACGGGATCGCGCAAAAACATCTCGGGCCGGAGAAGGCGGCGCTGGCGAGGAAGGGCAGGGAGCTCCACTTCGCGCCGGCCGATCTCGCCCGCCGCCAGGAGATGGCCGATCGGCTGCTTTCAGAGCCGGAGCTTTTGCTGAAGCAGCTCGGCAATGAACGCTCTACCTTCGACGAGAGGGATATCGCCAGGGCGCTGCACCGTTATGTCGACGATCCCACCGATTTTGCCAACATCCGCGCCAGGCTGATGGCGTCGGACCAATTGGTCATACTGAAGCCGCAGGAGATCGAGGCAGAGACAGGAAAGGTGTCGGAGCCCGCGGTGTTTACGACGCGGGAGATGCTGCGCATCGAATACGACATGGCGCAGTCGGCGCGGGTTTTGTCGGAGCGTCGCGGCTTCGGCGTTTCCGAGCGGAATGTGACGGTGGCGATCGAACGCGTGGAGAGCATCGAGAGCGGCGATCCCAAAACTCCGTTCCGGCTCGATGCAGAGCAGGTCGATGCTGTCCGTCATGTCACCGGTGATGGTGGCATTGCCGCTATTGTAGGCCTTGCCGGCGCCGGCAAATCGACGCTGCTTGCTGCCGCACGTCTTGCCTGGGAGAGCGAGGGACACCGGGTGATCGGTGCAGCCCTTGCCGGCAAGGCCGCAGAAGGGCTGCAAGACAGTTCCGGCATCAAGTCGCGGACACTTGCCTCCTGGGAACTGGCCTGGGCCAATGGCCGCGATACGCTCCATCGCGGTGATGTGCTGGTGATCGACGAGGCCGGCATGGTGGCCTCGCAGCAGATGGCCCGTGTGCTGAAGATTGCCGAGGAGGCTGAGGTAAAGGTCGTGCTGGTCGGCGATGCGATGCAGCTGCAGCCGATCCAGGCCGGTGCTGCCTTCCGGGCAATTACCGAACGCATCGGCTTTGCCGAGCTTGCCGGCGTGCGCCGCCAGCGTGAGGCCTGGGCACGTAATGCCTCGCGGCTGTTTGCCCGCGGCGAGGTCGAGAAAGGCCTCGACGCCTATGCCCGGCATGGCCATCTGGTCGAGGCGGGCACACGCGAGGAAACGATCGATCGCATCGTCTCCGACTGGGCTGCTGCGCGCAGAGAGGCAATAGAGCGATCAACGTCTGAGGGCAGGGATGGCCGTCTTCGCGGTGATGAACTGCTGGTGCTCGCCCACACCAACGACGATGTCCGCAAGCTCAACGAGGCGCTGCGTGAGGTGATGGCCGGCGATAATGCCCTCGGCGAAAGCCGCAGCTTCCGGACCGAGCGCGGGGCGCGAAAATTTGCCGCCGGCGACCGCATCATCTTCCTGGAGAACGCCCGCTTCCTCGAGCCGCGGGCCAAGCACTCCGGGCCGCAATATGTCAAGAACGGCATGCTCGGCACGGTCACCGCGACCGGCGACAAACGCGGCGATCCGCTGCTGTCGGTTCTGCTCGACAATGGCAATAAAGTCGTCTTCGGCGAGGACAGTTATGACAATGTCGATCACGGCTATGCCGCAACGATCCACAAATCTCAAGGGTCGACCGTCGATCGCACCTTCGTGCTCGCCACCGGCATGATGGACCGGCATCTGACCTATGTGTCGATGACCCGGCATCGCGACCGCGTCGATCTTTATGCGGCGAAAGAGGATTTTGAGCCGAGACCGGAATGGGGACGCAAACCGCGTGTCGATCATGCCGCCGGTGTCACCGGCGAGCTTGTCGAAACCGGCGAAGCCAAATTCCGGCCCGAGGACGAGGATGCCGACGACAGCCCCTATGCCGATGTCAGGACGGACGACGGAACCGCCCATCGGCTCTGGGGCGTCAGCCTGCCGAAAGCGCTCGACGATGCCGGCATCTCCGACGGCGACACCATCACGCTGCGCAAGGATGGTGTCGAGCGGGTCAAGGTCCAGATTGCCATTGTCGACGAGGAGACAGGTCAGAAGCGTTACGAGGAGAGGGAAGTCGACCGCAATGTCTGGACGGCCAGACAGATCGAAACCGCCGAAGCGCGTCAGGAGCGCATCGAACGGGAAAGTCATCGGCCGGATGTGTTCAGCCGTCTCGTCGAACGCTTGTCGCGCTCCGGTGCCAAGACGACGACGCTCGATTTTGAGAGCGAGGCGGGCTATCGCGCCCAGGCGCAAGACTTCGCCCGGCGCCGCGGGCTCGATCATCTCTCGCTTGCTGCCGCCGAGATGGAGGAAAGCCTTTCCCGGCGCTGGACGTGGATTACCGCAAAGCGAGAGCAGGTGGAAAAGCTCTGGGAGCGGGCAAGCGTGGCGCTCGGTTTTGCCATCGAGCGGGAACGGCGCTTCGCCTACAACGAGGCGCGAACTGAATCCCACACCATCGCGAGCGCAAGCGCTGGCGAACCACAGTATCTGATCCCGCCGAGCACGTCCTTCGTTAGGAGTGTCGAGGCGGATGCGCGGCTGGCGCAGCGTTCGTCACCGGCCTGGACGGAGCGGGAAACGATGCTGCGACCGCTGCTTACTAAGATCTACCGGGATCCGGATGCAGCACTTGTCGCCCTGAATGCGCTCGCCTCGGACACCGGCACCGAACCCCGCAGGCTCACTGCTGATCTTGCCGCAGCACCCGACCGGCTCGGCCGGCTGCGTGGCTCCGAGCTGATCGTCGACGGAGGCGCGGCGCTTTCCGAGCGCAAGGTCGCAAAGGCAGCCCTGGAGGAACTGCTTCCCCTGGCCCGGGCCCATGCGACCGGGTTCCGCCGGAATGCCGAACGGTTCGAAATGCGTGAGCAGACGCGGCGCTCCTACATGTCATTATCGATCCCGGCGCTTTCCGAGCGCGCGATGCCGCGCCTTATGGAGATCGAGGCGGTGCGCAACCGGGACGGGGACGACGCCTATAAGAGCGCCTTTGCGCTTGCCGCCGAGGACCGCTCGGTCGTGCAGGAGATCAAGGCGGTCAGCGAAGCGTTAACGGCACGCTTCGGCTGGAGCGCATTCACCGCGAAGGCGGATGCGGTTGCTGAACGCAATATGACCGAGCGTTTGCCGGAAGATCTGACGGCCGGCCGGCGCGAGGAGCTGGCCCGGCTGTTCGAAGCGGTCAAACGTTTTGCCGAGGCGCAGCATCTCGCCGAGCGGCAGGATCGCTCGAAGATCGTCATGGCTGCCAGTGTTGTTCGGGGCCAAGAGACAGAGAACGGACCGGGGAAGGAGAATGTCGCCGTGCCGCCGATGCTTGCTGCCGTCATCGCGTTCAAGACGTCGGTCGACGATGAGGCTCGATTGCGGGCGCTCTCCAACCCTTTCTATCGCCAGCAGCGTGGCGCATTGGCCAACGCCGCGACAATGATCTGGCGCGATCCGTCGGGCGCCGTCGGCAAGATCGAGGAGCTGCTCCGGAAAGGCTTTGCTGCTGATCGCATCGCCGCCGCGGTGACCAATGATCCGGCCGCCTATGGGGCTTTGCGCGGTTCTAATCGCCTGCTGGACCGGATGCTGGCGTCCGGCCGGGAGCGGAAAGAGGCGATGCGGGCCGTGCCGGAAACCGCGGCTCGCCTGCGCGCGCTCGGTGCGGCCCACCTCAATGCCCTCGATGCCGAACGCCAGGCTATCACGGACGAACGGCGGCGCATGGCGGTTGCCATTCCAGCTCTTTCGAAAGCTGCGGAAGAGGCTTTGGCGCACCTGACGGTCGAGGTGAGGAAGGACAGCAGGAAGCTGAGTGTTTCCGCCGCTTCCCTCGAGCAGGGCATTGCCCGGGAGTTTGCCGCTGTCAGCCGAGCGCTCGACGAGCGCTTCGGTCGCAATGCCCTCGTCCGGGGTGACAAGGATCTTGTCAACCGCGTGCCGCCGGCGCAGCGTCGAGCTTTCGAGGCGATGCAGGAGCGGCTGAAGGTCCTGCAGCAGACTGTCCGTCTGCAGAGCAGTGAGCAGATCATAGCGGAGCGGCGCCAAAGGGCTGCTAGCCGCGCTCGCGGCATCAACCTCTGA
- a CDS encoding type II toxin-antitoxin system prevent-host-death family antitoxin, whose protein sequence is MPKPSETYSTSDLSRKSGDIIAEALRHPVTITQRNKPRLVLLNIEDYQQLIRQADRRTVGTIETMPDELFAELENAVDAYAGEDEVGRS, encoded by the coding sequence ATGCCGAAGCCAAGCGAGACGTATTCAACCAGTGACCTCTCACGTAAATCCGGCGACATCATCGCCGAGGCGCTGCGTCATCCGGTGACGATCACCCAGCGGAACAAACCCCGGCTGGTTCTCCTCAATATCGAAGATTATCAGCAACTGATCAGGCAGGCAGACCGACGCACCGTCGGCACTATCGAAACGATGCCCGATGAGCTTTTTGCCGAACTCGAAAACGCCGTCGACGCCTATGCCGGCGAGGACGAGGTGGGCCGCTCATAA
- a CDS encoding class I SAM-dependent methyltransferase translates to MREFADFIEECDRAPRLNELSEFFSTTASGEAGMPIRPPELDRRLFPVDMTFRRFSALHPLRQGPFDKHYLSSIPYRFEEECRMGSAILKYARARKGQLQLYTLGTAEGTMARVIGELGKGRIETLSCSPNVENLRSFYAYGVPPHAMFFHGPFHHLTSQRVQEDVELRKFGSGFDIILEDTTFQMYSPNRFDQIRFVSQHLKTNGLFMFVEKFRHEDAEEYRRRERQKDHSFKARFFSASDIRAKEETVLTRMDRNEVTLSEMSETLRRFFGHSFVTWNSGNFYTLVSSNSRENLDLFLSKLSPPAIPAEYVYADLPYRLYPESEARRLSGRSWTL, encoded by the coding sequence ATGCGTGAATTTGCCGACTTCATTGAGGAGTGCGACCGTGCCCCTCGCCTTAACGAGCTTTCTGAGTTTTTTTCGACCACCGCATCCGGTGAGGCCGGAATGCCTATCCGTCCGCCCGAGCTCGATCGCCGCTTGTTCCCAGTGGACATGACGTTCAGGCGCTTTTCAGCCCTTCATCCGCTGCGCCAAGGTCCGTTCGACAAGCACTACTTGAGCAGCATACCCTACCGGTTCGAAGAAGAGTGCCGCATGGGCAGCGCGATCCTCAAATATGCGCGCGCCAGAAAGGGTCAACTGCAACTCTACACGCTAGGTACAGCCGAGGGGACGATGGCTCGTGTGATCGGCGAACTTGGCAAGGGCAGGATAGAAACACTGTCATGCAGTCCCAACGTCGAAAACCTTAGAAGCTTCTATGCCTATGGCGTTCCTCCTCATGCCATGTTTTTTCACGGACCATTTCATCATTTGACATCGCAAAGGGTCCAAGAAGACGTGGAGCTCCGAAAGTTTGGCAGCGGTTTCGATATCATCCTCGAGGACACGACTTTCCAGATGTATTCGCCAAATCGCTTCGATCAGATCCGTTTCGTCTCGCAGCATCTCAAGACCAACGGGCTCTTCATGTTCGTCGAGAAGTTCAGGCATGAAGACGCCGAGGAATATCGGCGGCGGGAACGCCAGAAGGACCATAGCTTCAAAGCTCGCTTCTTCAGCGCGTCAGATATTCGCGCCAAGGAAGAGACGGTGCTAACGCGAATGGATCGAAACGAAGTCACCCTTTCGGAGATGAGCGAAACACTACGCCGGTTCTTTGGACACTCATTCGTCACCTGGAACAGCGGCAATTTCTACACGCTTGTCTCCAGCAACAGTCGGGAGAATCTCGACCTGTTCCTATCGAAGCTGTCCCCACCCGCGATTCCGGCAGAATATGTCTATGCGGACCTTCCCTACCGCCTTTACCCGGAATCCGAAGCAAGGCGGCTATCGGGGCGATCTTGGACCCTTTAG
- a CDS encoding type II toxin-antitoxin system VapC family toxin — MRLLLDTHALLWWLNDDEKLGNHARRLIGDPENDVLVSAVSLWEITVKLRIGKLDADIEEIVAILPDQGFDRLDISDAHLIALAALPLHHRDPFDHLLMAQAVAEGAYLVSDDQNVALYGIPFVTCSDPVAL, encoded by the coding sequence GTGAGGCTGCTGCTCGATACACATGCCTTGCTGTGGTGGCTGAACGACGACGAGAAGCTAGGGAACCATGCGCGTCGCCTTATTGGCGATCCCGAGAATGATGTCCTCGTCAGTGCTGTCTCCCTTTGGGAAATCACTGTGAAGCTGCGCATCGGCAAACTTGATGCCGATATCGAAGAGATTGTTGCGATTTTGCCGGATCAAGGTTTCGACCGGCTGGATATCTCGGACGCGCATCTTATCGCTCTCGCTGCTCTTCCACTTCATCACCGCGATCCTTTCGATCATCTGCTCATGGCGCAAGCCGTGGCGGAGGGAGCGTATTTGGTTTCGGACGATCAAAATGTCGCGCTTTATGGCATTCCGTTTGTGACTTGCTCCGATCCTGTTGCCTTGTGA